The following are encoded together in the Ralstonia insidiosa genome:
- a CDS encoding alpha/beta fold hydrolase — protein MRDAILFSHANGFPIGTYRKMLGVLGDEFDIHAVERFGHDPRFPVTRSWPGLVKELLAEIDAQPEPVWLVGHSLGGFLSLMAALRRPERVRGVLMLDSPIIAGWRAKLLRVAQWLDIDESQSPAAATKNRRNLWPDLDSVWSHFKAKRKFDRWDEDVLRDYVEHGTEPTGRERERTLRFSREIEYQIYRTLPTNMGRKVAGGTPFPVSFVAGTRSREIRQVGLAATRRIVGSKLRWIEGSHLYPMEKPLETAELIRQLINEMRANAGAMPVITRCAA, from the coding sequence ATGCGCGACGCGATTCTGTTTTCACATGCCAACGGCTTTCCGATCGGTACGTATCGCAAGATGCTCGGCGTGCTGGGTGACGAATTCGACATCCACGCCGTTGAGCGCTTCGGGCATGACCCGCGCTTTCCGGTCACCCGGTCGTGGCCGGGGCTGGTCAAAGAGCTGCTCGCAGAGATCGACGCGCAGCCCGAGCCGGTCTGGCTGGTCGGCCATTCGCTGGGCGGTTTCCTGAGTTTGATGGCGGCGCTGCGTCGGCCTGAGCGCGTGCGCGGTGTGCTGATGCTCGATTCGCCCATCATTGCGGGCTGGCGCGCCAAGCTGCTGCGCGTTGCGCAGTGGCTCGACATCGACGAGAGCCAGTCGCCAGCAGCCGCCACCAAGAACCGGCGCAACCTGTGGCCGGATCTCGATTCTGTCTGGAGCCACTTCAAGGCCAAGCGCAAGTTCGACCGCTGGGACGAAGACGTGTTGCGTGATTACGTTGAGCACGGTACCGAACCCACCGGCCGCGAGCGTGAACGCACGCTGCGTTTCTCGCGCGAGATCGAATACCAGATCTACCGCACGCTGCCGACCAACATGGGCCGCAAGGTCGCTGGCGGCACGCCGTTCCCGGTCAGCTTTGTGGCTGGCACGCGATCACGCGAAATCCGCCAAGTCGGCCTGGCGGCAACCCGGCGCATTGTCGGCAGCAAGCTGCGCTGGATCGAAGGCAGCCACCTGTATCCGATGGAAAAGCCGCTGGAAACGGCCGAGTTGATCCGCCAGTTGATCAATGAAATGCGCGCGAACGCAGGCGCCATGCCGGTTATTACGAGGTGTGCCGCATAA
- the ftsB gene encoding cell division protein FtsB: MRLITLFLLLLLLAIQYPLWLGKGGWLRVWDMQKQVTAQNQRNVELKQRNTKLEGEVKDLRDGTGALEERARYELGMVKDDEVFVQFVAPAPKTSDTPPPPPPPAGQKTHH, encoded by the coding sequence ATGCGCCTGATCACGCTGTTCCTGCTGCTGCTGTTGCTTGCTATCCAATACCCGCTCTGGCTGGGTAAGGGCGGTTGGCTGCGCGTCTGGGACATGCAGAAGCAGGTGACTGCGCAGAATCAACGCAACGTTGAGCTCAAGCAGCGCAATACCAAGCTTGAAGGCGAAGTGAAGGACCTGAGGGATGGGACGGGCGCTCTCGAAGAGCGCGCGCGCTATGAGCTGGGGATGGTCAAGGACGACGAGGTTTTCGTGCAGTTCGTGGCGCCGGCGCCGAAGACCAGCGACACACCTCCGCCCCCGCCGCCCCCGGCAGGGCAGAAAACCCACCATTGA
- a CDS encoding CTP synthase, giving the protein MTKFVFVTGGVVSSLGKGIAAASLAAILESRGLKVTLLKLDPYINVDPGTMSPLQHGEVFVTEDGAETDLDLGHYERFVSAKMRKSNNFTTGQVYESVIRKERRGEYLGKTVQVIPHITNEIQAFIERGAAASHDGKADVAIVEIGGTVGDIESLPFLEAARQMSLRLGRNQAAFIHLTLVPFIASAGELKTKPTQHSVQKLREIGVQPTALLCRADRPIPDDERAKISLFANMPQDAVISVWDVDTIYKIPQMLNEQGLDRIICEELRIDAPPADLSVWAHMVHTLENPQHEITIGMVGKYVDLTESYKSLIEALRHAGLHTSTRVNIEYIDSEELESGHMDVLKSLDAILVPGGFGKRGTEGKIRAIQYAREKGVPYLGICLGMQLAVIEFARHLAGMTDANSTEFNDETQHPVVALITEWLDRDGAVEKRSADSDMGGTMRLGSQRVPVQSGTKAATIYGAEVNERHRHRYEVNNHYVPQLEKAGMIISARTPSENLPEMMELPASMHPWFVGVQFHPEFTSTPRDGHPLFKAYVEAALAHHQQTAAQRAVA; this is encoded by the coding sequence ATGACCAAGTTCGTATTCGTTACCGGTGGCGTAGTGTCCTCACTCGGCAAGGGCATCGCCGCCGCCTCGCTCGCGGCCATTCTTGAGTCGCGCGGCCTCAAAGTCACCCTCCTCAAACTCGATCCCTACATCAACGTCGACCCGGGCACCATGAGCCCGCTTCAGCACGGCGAGGTGTTTGTGACCGAAGACGGCGCAGAAACCGACCTCGATCTTGGCCACTACGAGCGCTTCGTCTCGGCCAAGATGCGCAAGTCGAACAACTTCACCACCGGCCAAGTCTATGAATCCGTGATCCGCAAGGAACGTCGCGGTGAATACCTTGGCAAGACGGTGCAAGTCATTCCGCACATCACCAACGAAATCCAGGCCTTCATCGAGCGCGGTGCCGCGGCGTCGCACGATGGCAAGGCTGACGTGGCGATCGTGGAAATCGGCGGTACGGTAGGCGATATCGAATCGCTGCCGTTCCTGGAAGCCGCGCGTCAGATGAGCCTGCGCCTGGGCCGTAACCAGGCGGCGTTCATTCACCTGACGCTGGTGCCGTTCATTGCCAGCGCCGGCGAGCTGAAGACCAAGCCGACGCAGCACTCGGTGCAGAAGCTGCGCGAGATTGGCGTGCAGCCGACCGCGCTGCTGTGCCGCGCCGACCGCCCGATCCCCGACGATGAGCGCGCGAAGATTTCGCTCTTCGCCAACATGCCGCAAGACGCGGTCATCTCGGTGTGGGACGTCGACACCATCTACAAGATCCCGCAGATGCTCAACGAGCAAGGGCTGGATCGCATCATCTGCGAAGAGCTGCGCATCGACGCGCCGCCGGCGGACCTGTCGGTGTGGGCACACATGGTGCACACGCTGGAGAACCCGCAGCACGAAATCACCATCGGCATGGTCGGCAAGTATGTCGACCTGACCGAGTCGTACAAGTCGCTGATCGAGGCGCTGCGCCACGCCGGCCTGCATACCTCAACGCGCGTCAACATCGAGTACATCGATTCCGAAGAGCTGGAATCGGGTCACATGGACGTGCTCAAGTCGCTGGACGCGATCCTCGTGCCGGGCGGCTTCGGCAAGCGCGGTACGGAAGGCAAGATCCGCGCAATCCAGTACGCCCGTGAAAAGGGCGTGCCATACCTGGGCATCTGCCTGGGGATGCAGCTGGCCGTGATCGAATTCGCCCGCCATCTGGCCGGCATGACCGACGCCAACAGCACGGAATTCAACGACGAGACCCAACACCCGGTGGTGGCCCTCATCACGGAATGGCTGGATCGCGACGGCGCGGTGGAAAAGCGCTCGGCCGACTCGGACATGGGCGGCACCATGCGCCTGGGTTCGCAGCGCGTGCCGGTGCAATCGGGCACCAAGGCAGCGACGATCTACGGCGCGGAAGTCAACGAGCGCCATCGTCACCGCTACGAGGTGAACAACCACTACGTGCCGCAGCTGGAAAAGGCCGGGATGATCATCTCCGCCCGCACGCCGTCGGAAAACCTGCCCGAAATGATGGAGTTGCCGGCGTCGATGCACCCGTGGTTCGTCGGCGTGCAGTTCCACCCGGAATTCACCTCGACGCCGCGCGATGGCCACCCGCTGTTCAAGGCCTACGTGGAAGCCGCGCTGGCACATCACCAGCAGACTGCGGCACAACGCGCCGTAGCCTAA
- a CDS encoding DUF1330 domain-containing protein, which yields MAAGYILAYVDVTDPVQYEQYKVLSTKAMQVHGAEPLVRGGKTESLEGEWSPTRIVVLKFPSYDAAKAFHDSEEYRAAREARSKAAKMNMIVVEGI from the coding sequence ATGGCCGCTGGCTACATCCTCGCGTACGTGGACGTGACGGACCCCGTGCAATACGAGCAATACAAAGTGCTGTCGACCAAGGCCATGCAAGTCCATGGCGCCGAGCCGCTGGTGCGCGGCGGCAAGACCGAGTCGCTGGAAGGCGAATGGAGCCCCACCCGCATCGTCGTGCTCAAGTTCCCGAGCTATGACGCCGCCAAGGCGTTCCATGACAGCGAGGAGTACCGTGCCGCCCGTGAAGCGCGCTCCAAGGCTGCCAAGATGAACATGATCGTGGTCGAGGGCATCTGA
- a CDS encoding peptidase has translation MTYCVAMRLDAGLVFLSDSRTNAGVDAISTFRKMTVFEREGDRVMVLLTAGNLAISQAVRQVLTEARDKPRSLWTARDMFEAATIVGEAVREVYDREADALAKAKIDFNVSIIFGGQIGAERPRLFNVYAAGNFIEATPENPYFQIGEAKYGKPIIDRVVSPGLPLDEAAKCALISMDSTLKSNISVGLPLDLLVYETNSLRVTRFVAIDEENPYFTMIRGTWGKRLRQVFAEIDDPDWETDTSPTHPLRREGHPSTKVAPVRIAPPVADAPATPERAPGPVFEQVSTLQRVAGSGSQESH, from the coding sequence ATGACTTATTGCGTTGCCATGCGCCTGGACGCTGGCTTGGTCTTCCTGTCGGATTCCCGTACCAACGCGGGTGTTGACGCCATCTCGACGTTCCGCAAGATGACCGTCTTCGAGCGCGAAGGCGATCGCGTCATGGTGCTGCTGACCGCCGGCAACCTCGCCATCAGCCAGGCCGTGCGGCAGGTGCTGACGGAGGCGCGCGACAAACCACGCTCGCTGTGGACCGCCCGCGATATGTTCGAAGCCGCCACCATCGTCGGCGAGGCCGTGCGCGAGGTATACGACCGTGAAGCCGATGCACTGGCCAAGGCCAAGATCGACTTCAACGTCAGCATCATCTTCGGCGGGCAGATCGGTGCAGAGCGTCCGCGCCTGTTCAATGTGTACGCCGCCGGCAACTTCATCGAAGCCACGCCCGAGAATCCGTACTTCCAAATCGGCGAGGCGAAGTACGGCAAGCCGATCATCGACCGTGTGGTCTCCCCTGGGCTGCCATTGGATGAGGCCGCAAAATGCGCCCTGATCTCCATGGATTCGACGCTGAAGTCGAATATTTCGGTGGGGCTGCCGCTGGATCTGCTGGTCTACGAGACCAACTCGCTGCGCGTGACGCGCTTCGTGGCCATTGACGAAGAGAACCCGTATTTCACGATGATCCGCGGCACGTGGGGCAAGCGTCTGCGCCAAGTGTTTGCCGAGATCGACGACCCGGACTGGGAGACGGATACCAGTCCGACACATCCCCTGCGTCGCGAAGGGCATCCATCGACCAAGGTCGCGCCCGTGCGCATTGCCCCGCCCGTGGCGGACGCTCCGGCCACGCCGGAACGCGCGCCTGGCCCCGTGTTCGAGCAGGTGTCGACGCTCCAGCGCGTGGCTGGCAGTGGTTCGCAGGAATCTCACTGA
- the kdsA gene encoding 3-deoxy-8-phosphooctulonate synthase translates to MKLCDFEVGLDKPFFLIAGTCVIESEQMAIDTAGTLKEITGALGIPFIYKSSFDKANRSSDASFRGLGMEEGLRILAEVRRQVGVPVLTDIHEIDEIKPVAEVVDVLQTPAFLCRQTDFIRACAQSGKPVNIKKGQFLAPHDMKNVIDKARHAARDAGLPEDNFMACERGASFGYNNLVSDMRSLAIMRETGAPVVFDATHSVQLPGGQGTSSGGQREFVPVLARAAIATGVAGVFMETHPDPACAKSDGPNAVPLRRMKDLLSVLKELDALTKRNGFLENQFD, encoded by the coding sequence ATGAAACTCTGCGATTTCGAAGTCGGCCTCGACAAACCGTTCTTCCTGATTGCCGGCACCTGCGTGATCGAATCCGAGCAGATGGCGATCGACACCGCCGGCACGCTCAAGGAGATCACGGGTGCGCTGGGCATTCCGTTCATCTACAAGTCGTCGTTCGACAAGGCGAACCGCTCGTCGGACGCGTCTTTCCGCGGCCTGGGCATGGAAGAGGGCCTGCGCATCCTGGCGGAAGTCCGCCGTCAGGTAGGCGTACCGGTGCTGACCGACATCCACGAGATCGACGAGATCAAGCCGGTGGCCGAAGTCGTGGACGTGCTCCAGACGCCGGCGTTTCTGTGCCGCCAGACCGATTTCATCCGCGCCTGTGCGCAGAGCGGCAAGCCCGTCAACATCAAGAAGGGCCAGTTCCTCGCGCCGCACGACATGAAGAACGTCATCGACAAGGCGCGTCATGCTGCCCGCGATGCCGGCCTGCCGGAAGACAACTTCATGGCCTGCGAACGCGGTGCCTCGTTCGGCTACAACAACCTCGTGTCGGACATGCGCTCGCTGGCGATCATGCGCGAGACGGGCGCGCCAGTGGTGTTTGACGCTACGCACTCGGTACAACTGCCGGGTGGCCAGGGCACCAGCTCGGGCGGTCAGCGCGAGTTCGTGCCGGTGCTGGCGCGTGCTGCCATCGCTACGGGCGTGGCGGGCGTGTTCATGGAAACGCACCCCGATCCCGCATGCGCAAAATCAGACGGCCCGAATGCCGTACCACTGCGCCGCATGAAAGACTTGCTGTCAGTACTGAAAGAACTGGATGCGCTCACCAAGCGCAACGGTTTCCTGGAAAATCAGTTCGACTGA
- the eno gene encoding phosphopyruvate hydratase, protein MSAIVDIIGREVLDSRGNPTVECDVLLESGVMGRAAVPSGASTGSREAIELRDGDKSRYLGKGVLKAVEHINTEISEAIMGLDASEQAFLDRTLIDLDGTENKSRLGANAMLAVSMAVAKAAAEEAGLPLYRYFGGSGAMQMPVPMMNIVNGGAHANNSLDIQEFMVMPVGQSSFREALRCGAEIFHALKKILADKGMSTAVGDEGGFAPNFASNEECLNTILSAIEQAGYKAGEDVLLALDCAASEFYKDGKYHLEGEGLQLSSEDFANYLANLADKFPIVSIEDGMHESDWAGWKALTDKLGKKVQLVGDDLFVTNTKILKEGIEKGIANSILIKINQIGTLTETFAAIEMAKRAGYTAVISHRSGETEDSTIADIAVGTNAGQIKTGSLSRSDRMAKYNQLLRIEEDLGDIASYPGKSAFYNLR, encoded by the coding sequence ATGAGTGCCATCGTAGATATCATCGGTCGCGAAGTGCTGGACTCGCGCGGTAACCCCACCGTCGAATGCGACGTGCTGCTGGAATCGGGCGTGATGGGTCGCGCCGCGGTGCCGTCGGGCGCCTCCACCGGCTCGCGCGAAGCCATCGAACTGCGTGACGGCGACAAGTCGCGCTACCTGGGCAAGGGCGTGCTCAAGGCTGTCGAGCACATCAACACCGAGATCTCCGAAGCCATCATGGGCCTGGACGCTTCGGAACAAGCCTTCCTGGATCGCACCCTGATCGACCTGGACGGTACTGAGAACAAGAGCCGCCTGGGCGCCAACGCCATGCTGGCCGTGTCGATGGCCGTGGCCAAGGCTGCTGCTGAAGAAGCCGGCCTGCCGCTGTACCGCTACTTCGGTGGTTCGGGCGCCATGCAGATGCCGGTGCCGATGATGAACATCGTCAACGGTGGCGCACACGCCAACAACAGCCTGGACATCCAGGAATTCATGGTGATGCCGGTCGGCCAGTCGAGCTTCCGCGAAGCGCTGCGCTGCGGCGCCGAGATCTTCCACGCGCTGAAGAAGATCCTGGCGGACAAGGGCATGAGCACCGCCGTGGGCGACGAAGGCGGTTTCGCACCGAACTTCGCCAGCAACGAAGAGTGCCTGAACACCATCCTGTCGGCCATCGAGCAGGCTGGCTACAAGGCCGGTGAAGACGTGCTGCTGGCGCTGGATTGCGCCGCGTCCGAGTTCTACAAGGACGGCAAGTACCACCTGGAAGGCGAAGGCCTGCAACTGTCGTCGGAAGACTTTGCCAACTACCTGGCAAACCTGGCCGACAAGTTCCCGATCGTGTCGATCGAAGACGGCATGCACGAGAGCGACTGGGCCGGCTGGAAGGCGCTGACCGACAAGCTGGGCAAGAAGGTGCAGCTGGTGGGCGACGACCTGTTCGTCACCAACACCAAGATCCTGAAGGAAGGCATCGAAAAGGGCATCGCCAACTCGATCCTCATCAAGATCAACCAGATCGGTACGCTGACCGAAACGTTCGCCGCCATCGAGATGGCCAAGCGCGCCGGCTACACGGCCGTGATCTCGCACCGCTCGGGCGAAACCGAAGACAGCACGATCGCCGACATCGCCGTTGGTACGAACGCTGGCCAGATCAAGACGGGCTCGCTGTCGCGCTCGGACCGCATGGCCAAGTACAACCAGCTGCTGCGCATCGAAGAGGACCTCGGTGATATCGCCAGCTACCCGGGCAAGTCGGCGTTCTATAACCTGCGATAA